The genomic region GGATTCAAACCTTGACAGAAGGGTAGTAAAGCTTGCCTTGGTGAAGCTTCTTTAGGGTGTCATCAACTTCTCATTTGTAGACTTGCTTGTCGCTCTATACACTTTTCCAAATAGTTTATCAgtttatttatcaatttatcactcttcttcttcttttcagaGATGTGGTCTTTTTCTCATGGATGTGTACCATTTTCCCAATAAATCTTTCACCAGATCAGTAtgagtgagtttgtataaaCAGTGCATGAGATCTTTACACTTTTTtctgtaataaattttaattaatctcCATTGTAGATGAACGTTATATCAATCACTTAAATCCATATGTTTTTGTGtctattgtttttcaaaatttttgtttgaaagttCAAAGTGACTAAGTGAGGACATAATAAGAGAaggaagaggagaaaaaaataaatagttatcTGTATTTCTTTTCTGAAATTTGATGCTTCCTATATAtccttcaaaacaaaaattctttctacaaaattcatcactaaCCTTAGCTTCAGGCCAGAGAACCTAATTGAAGTGTCCTTCTCACCtgtatatgtgttttttttttttcttcattgcaTGGGTTTCAAGAGTAATGTACAGTTGATTTAAACTAAAGTCAAGCTAATgaacaagaagagaaaaagcttaaaataacattagtaaaagtaataaaaaagagCATATTAATTAAACAGATAAAAGTGACTATGACTTTAAATATAATAGAATGACAAAAACTAATACACTTAGCCTACCATAATTATCAGTTATCTCAAAAGTTTAAACGGTttaaaaatagtgaatttaataatttaattaactagatttcaaaatttttaggaATGTGACAAGATTGTTATGGTTATTTATACAACTGTACTGTAGCTATATGTGATTTGACATGTGAAAGAACAATACATGCAATAGCCAGTTGCCTGTCTTTTGGCAATTTAAGTCATGGCGATAGGCTACCAAGTTTAGGTGTTTTATTTGACTAGTTTTATATGCCTTTATAAGGCGTTGTATTTGATAGTTGAGTGAACAAATCAGCCACAGGACTTGCATTTAATTTGGAAAGATTTGTCACTTAGCGTGTGTTTGGATTGGGCGTCCAGCGTCCAGCGCCTGCGTCCAGCGTCCagcttcagtttttttttttttttttttccttcccagcCGTAGTTATTGACTTttcttccgtgaacagtgcattcgtgcactgttcacggacccacaaattttacttttcagccactttttcattaaaaatgggtcccacggtactattcacacattttaaaattattttggtacagtgttttcagttttcagttttcagttttcaacaataagctctatccaaacggacccttagtctTTATAGCTTTGTCTAGATAGGTACTATTcttagacctttttttttcttcttgtgttTTCCTTTCCACAAGTTGTGTCCTCTGCGTCGATTAAGTTTCACATAGATGATAGATGTCATCTTCGGTGTTGGTAGATAGAATTTCATTGGGCTGAATTGTTTCTTATTCTCCGTACAATTGAGATACCCACCAAATTTTTAAGTGCCTGAAAAAAGCATCTAGTGTTAAAgttgacaactttttttaattttttatagagtttcaacttatgacgtttGCTTTTaataattgtaatatttatcattaaattaagaCATAAACTGAATTTTGGTGTAGACAGGGATTGAATCCCAAATATCTTATTCAACCTTCAAAGATTTTACCAGCTGAACTAACTTAATTTCTATAAATATCTGTTTGCCATGTTGTGGCCTAAATCAGAGGAAGATATAGAAACATTTAATGTACGTAAACCTTTGTAGTgaaattaatagtaactttagtgacaaatttagaACAGTCAAAGAAATAAAGCATACATTTTGCCATTGTTATTCAAGTAATTTATAGAGAAAAACCCACTACAAATTACTTTATTAGAAGAAATGAGTATAGGAtcctcacccaaaaaaaatgctTCTAGTCTATGGCCTACACCTTGAAAACCTCTTTAATGGGCTTCTTTGTAAGGTTAGACTAGGAACCCATTCAATTTAACGGTGGTTTCCCTTATAAAGTCCTTCCATAAAAGAGTTTTATTGACGGTTATTTTTAAGTgattgttcaaaataaaatttcactaAAAACCTATTCACAAATAGACTCCTAATATGcttatcaaaccaaaaaaaagactCTTAATATTATGAGTTTTATCTATCACTCttataattattaaacaaaataaatctaaatatatactaataaaaaaaattaggataaTCTCTATATGAACCACGTTAAATATCCCAATAAAAGGATAATCTTACATTTTCTCACTTGGCCTgcattgaaatttaataatttagtttctcaaaaaaaaaaaaaaaacaaattagtgGGTGATAGTGACTGTGATGTGGTTATAATATTAAGGGTGTGTTTATCAAATAGTGGTGATTTCAGTTTAAAACATGTGTGTATAAGTTTGTGTGTTAATATGTGTAAGAGTCATTTTCCATAATATTAACATGTATTGGTTCAGTTGGTAAAGCTCAAACACTTCGCCCAAAAGGCCTAGGTTCATTGCAATAAGAGGTTGtcttggccttggctgcgttGGCCTTGGCTACTTGCCCATAGGGGCTGCGTGCCCTGGTCTTGGCAGTATGCCCATGTGGGGCTACTTAGGCCTTGACTGCTTGCCtatgggggctgccttggccttggcagcatgccttggccttggtgCCTTGCCATGAGAGGCTATCTTGGCATTGGCaacatgccttggccttggctgcttgCCATGAGAGGTGGGACGTTGGCAGGATCTTGAAGCCATCCTCATGTCTCACATGTGCCTCATGGCCTCCGCATTGCTGCTATGGACCACGTGGGTGTGCTTGTGGCCTCGAATGCAGAACATTATGTGGGTTTTGGGCCTCTGGTCCCCTTTGCCAACACACAAAACGAGCGTCATCGCTCTGCCCCACACAATCGTTGTGCCTGTCCGCGCCCTTCCTTGCCCCTTGGATGAGCCAAGGCCTCCGGGCGGTGTCGACATCAACGAGGAATGCTACTTGGTTGATCTTGTCAGTAGAGTCCCGCTGCTAGTAGTCCTCCTTGGTGGGTGATCTATAAGTCCAATGTAAGTCCTTTTAGAGGCCTGTGGCTTGCCCTAACTCTGGTATAGGGTAGCCTCCCCTCACCTAAACTTcttttaccaacaaaaaaaaaaaaaaaaaaattatatatcaacTAGTTGTGAAATGGACCCCACCAACATCAAGGGATTGGCTGGACACCCTCGCTAACAATAACatgtcaacaacaaaaattgtgCTCGCCCATGcctatataaatattttgttgcGTGCTTTGTTAAGCATTgctcaaaaaatatatagaaatttctCTTTCTATTGTATTTCCTGAGACCCAACGAAAATCGAGTGAGCATTTTTGAAATAGAAGATCGTACAAATGGAGAAACTCTTTGTCTATTGgttaggatttttattttttattaggagATAAGAAAACTTAGCTCTTTTTGTTCACATACTTCTTGTATCCGTTATAAACTTAGCTCTCAATCGCAACAAATACTCGTATTTTCACTTCTAAATTATGTATGTATTGTAAGTTGATAGTCTTCAATTTTTAAACTGTTGGATTATATATTGACCTTAGTTAATTAACCAATTatccaaattgattaattagatcaaattacatgcattTACCTGATTGCTAAATACATTCATGATGTACACTACTAATTACATGTTCTGGAATAGTAAGCAAAAGAACATGCTTTTTCTTGGGGGGTATTTACTTAGTAGAAGTAAATTTAAGTAAATCAAGAAGAGGGCAACAACAACGACAAAGTTTTTGATCCTCAATAAGACTAattatcaagatcaagacaCGGTAGAAGCTTAGTTTAAGATTCAATGAATGAATTGAGAAGTAGAAAGAgacttttttttgggtgttcCAGAAAGTCATGAGAGGGTATTATGATTATCTTTATTCCTATTCAAAAGTGGAGAATGTATTATGACTACTCATCTCTTAGGGCCCTTTAACAGCTGTCTTCAGTTATTGCAACCCAAGGCTGCTTTGTTTCCTTCCCCACATTCTCTCTAGCTCTTGCAAATTGTCTCTCCTACTTCCCTCAATTATAGCCCTGTGTTTGTGCGTGGAATAGTCTTCTAGTACTTATAAGTTATCAATAAGTCTAAAGACAAAATTTCACGATTTTATTCACAATTGCTGAATGACATGTAGTGATTGGTGCTAATAAAAGCGGTTTTAATAGTGGATATGTGTGAAATATATGTTGCTTCAAACACGCTTTTCATGTCACACAATActagtagtaaaaaaatattgtgaaaatttgtgtGTCCCCCTAGCATTACTCATAAGGTATTACGAGCATTCTATATTCATTTGACTTCACTGCCTATTGCAAACAAAATCAAAGGTATAGCTGTTAGCAAATTGGTACTGATAAGGACCAACTAGGCAGCCAGCTTATCCTAGCATACATTGGTTACAGACATTCACATCACCTTTTATTGTGTTTGTGTATTCACATCAGAATGATCAACAAAGATGAATCAAGTATAGCAGATTAAATATTGAGAGAAATCAAGAATGTGGCACACCAATTGAGTAACTTAGATAATATGTAGCAAGAGTGGATACCCATCTCACATGATGGGCTGGCAATGCTTGCCATATCCTCAAAATTAGCAATAAGTGAAGGGCAGTGATGTGATTTCACTCCCAACATACATACGAACATGTCTGTTACAGTTGATATAATTGGAAATAGGAAAAAGAGGAGAGGACCCATGAAGCTGAAAAGAATTTCGCATTATTCATGTGAAGGCTCCTTCCATGTCTACAAAGTGGCACTGCCTTTTTCAAGCATTACTTAATTAGAGGCCCACATATTGAACAGAAGAAACTCatcatgaaaaatatgaaaactttGAATGATTGGATGAGCATGCAACACACATATACCAAAATTAATTCATTTCAACTGATAAAGTTTACAAACTTTTGGGTGTTTGTGATATCAGTTTTCCAAGAAAATTCTCCTCAGCATTTCCTTTTCCGGAATTTGATATTATAAACAATGATTGATCAGATTTCAaggctctctcactctctctaaaTTTCATGAATATAGTATCCATGTTGAAGGGAAACTATATTTCTTGATGTGGTGAATCTTGTTTGATTTTCTGACTATCGGTATAATAGAGGATTCAGCAGATTGGTAAGAaactattttaaatttcattcacaTTCTACAAATAAGTATTCTATTGACTCTTCCAAGTACTAATGTACAATTGCCATAACATTAATTTCTTGGCAATTTGAGAAACTAGACAAATGCTTCTGCAAATGGTTTTAAGGTTCaaacttatatatttttcttagcaTCCAGTTTCAAATCTCATGTGGAGTAAAAGTTTACAATTCAATTAAATTAGTTCACAGACTAATCTGCGCCATTACTAATCAATAGTATTCTGTATTGTTATTGgtattttaacttctttttctaAACTGATGCATATATATACTACCAGAAACCGTACAAGCACAGTTGCAGAATCAATTAAAACCTTCTTCGACCAATGTGATTTATTGGTTCCCCAATGGCTAAGAAGAAGAGCTGGTTCGACATAGTGAAGAGGTTCTTTATTAGAGAGACAAACTCAAAGCCAGCAAAGGTAAAATGACTTGCTTCTTTGTTCAGTTTTGGTCTTTGATTCTGTTTCTCACTGCTAGAACTATTATCAGGATAGGAGAAGGAAATGGATTTTTGGAGGGCTTAAGATCAAAAGGTTAGCCTCACTCACTGCACCATCATCGTTAAATGAAAGAAGTATAGGTGAGGCAGAGGAAGAGCAGATCAAGCATGCTCTTACTGTGGCCCATGCCTCCACTGCTGCTGATGAAGTGGCTGTTACAACTGCTCAAGCTGCTGCTAAGGTTGTTGGGTTCACTGGCAACCCTCAATCTGACTATCAATGTGAACATGAAGTGAAAGAGTTTTCAGACATTAGAGTTCAAGGTGAAGCAACTCAGGCCAACCATCAatgtgagagagaaaccctTGAATTTGCTGCTACTAGAATTCAGTCTGCCTTTCGGGGTTACCTTGTGAGTTTAAACAAGCACTCTCTATGTCGTATCTCCtttctcaacttttatttattctCTGCTAATTTACAAATGTCTGAAACTTTGTATATGATAAAGTAATGCCTgttaaaagaaaacatatatcaGGAATTTGGTATGGACACAAATTagacctttttttctttttagttctCACAGATTGCATAGTTTTAATCAACATATGTGGGAGAATTTTGCAGGCAAGGAAAGCCTTGCGGGCATTGAGGGGAATTGTGAAACTCCAAGCTATTATTCGAGGCAGAGCTGTAAGGCGCCAAGCTATAACTACCCTAAAGCGCTTGCAGTCTATTGTAAATATTTAGTCACAGGCCAGCACAAGAAGATTTGGAATGGTGGAAGGCACTTGGAATTATGATGAAAGTAAAGAATTGCAGAATTGGAAAGACAAGATAACAAGGGTATGGAATGCAGAAAGAACTGACTCATTCTAATGTGAACAACATAACtctgatgaaaaagaaaaatctgtatCCCATTCCTCTCTTTCTAGAACATTAGTCTTCTGCTGGTCTAATTAATAGCATAAGAGTTATTCTGTCTTTAACTTTTGGGTGGCAAAATGTTATCATCTTCAGTTAGACACAAACAATCAAAGAAGGTGGGATGATAGTGTATTGTCAAAGGAAGAGGCAGATGCATTATTTATGAGTAAGAAAGAGGCCATAAATAAGAGAGAACGAATAAAGGAATACTGGTTTAGCCATCGGGTAAGCTCCTTTTGTTCTATAATCTtctgattatatatttttcatgttttggtTCAATTACTGATACTTTCAACTGAAAAATTATTCAGAAGTCAGCAGAAACAGATCGAAACAAGGTAAACGGAAGATGGAGATACTGGTTGGACCAATGGGTAGACACACAAATTACTAAAAGTAGAGAACTTGAAGATTTGGACTCAGTTTTGACTTCAAATCCAAGACAAACAGATGACTGTGGAAGAAGACAACTTAAGCTAAGAAATGTTAAGGGACAGAATAATTTTGAAGGATTGGATTCTCCAATATTTGTTCCCAAAAGATCAATTCATCATAGGAGGAAATGCTCATTGGGAGATCATAATACGTTGTCAAGCTCTCCTGTTCCAACTTACATGGCTGCAACTGAATCTTCAAAGGCAAAAGCGAGATCCATGAGCTCACCAAAAACACGGCTGGGGAATTTCGATACATGCTCTGAAAGCTATTCACCATATAAGAATAAGTTGTCTCTCATATCCTCTATGACTACTGAAGTGCCAAGTGGTGGCAGGATTGGCAAGACTAATGGTTACTAGCAAAGATCTCCTAACTTGAAAGGCCTTCCAGGTCCTATAAAATCCAGACAGATGGTAAAGGATCTCAGCTTTAACTCAGAGTGCTCATTGCAGATTTGGGATAAACATGGCTTCAGATAATTTCAGATGTTTGGTTTAAGAAGAGATCTTGGTTAGTGTGTTAGGTTGGAGGGGAGAACATAGTCTGTAATTTAATAGAgtttaaatagttaaataatgGGATGCTATTTCATCTCATTATTAAGTGAGTAGCTTACAGTAATGCTACACAGTTGATTGACACATAGATAGTCTCTTTTCTTATCACAACTATAATTGAGCAAATTCTAAGCTAACTGGCAttaaaattaaggttttatccaTAGATGTAactttatgattttgttttaagcCAGTTGTTTAGGACACTAGAGAATGGAGAAACAAAACAGCCATTGAAATATTTGGAGGCAGGGTTAGTGACTGGAGTGAAAGTCATAACATGGTTGCTGACTTGCTGTACTAGAAGGTGTGGCTGGAGACCTCCTTTTCAGGGAAGGCATTACACCAAACCTTTTactcccttattttttttaccattccaTAATTTCCACTAGACTTTGCACATAATGGAGCCTTGACCTTGATAAATTTTCTACTGTCTTAAAGTTTAAGAtgctagaaaatagtgaattcaATCATGTAATCTAGCAAATCTAATCAAATATTTCAGCATTATACCAAACCTTTTACTaccttatttttttactatttcataATTTACACTAGACTGTGTGATGTAGGACAATCACAATATAATAATAGGGCAGAAAAAAATGATAGGAcaaaccctaggagtcagcacctaagggactggagtcggcaccagtgtaaaaagaaagcaaacgtttttttatatttctcaaaagCTGTGTTACACTAatcaaaaaagtgtttaaatagctacaacataaaaccctaacaacacaaaaccctaattattaaatgttcgggcttgcttaatctcaagcccaataactaataggctccatccataagaccacaggttgggccgtcttctttttgttcttcctcccatatgtgtgtataattgggggcctaTATCTCGTGTCCGCACCACTGTGCACATAATGGAGCTTGAcctcaataaattatttataatctcAAAAGTTAAGATGTTataaaatggtgaatttaatcatttaatctaaCGAACCTAAtcaaatattttagaattataTCAAACTAGTTCGTTAGTCTGGTTTAGCTATTTTTAGTGATGCTTCCTTGTGTATATATAAACGAAGCTAGTGATGGAATTAATGCATATCAAATTTATCAATAATACACTAAGTTTATGTATTACACACTCTATTTTTTTACAAGAACTTCCTACCAACATATTAATCAACTCAATCACTTTATCAGTTTATCTGATTCCAGAAGGTGGCATTAATCATGGTTGCATTTCAAAAGTCTTGAGCACTAATACTATTTGTGAATACTAATAAAGCAGTAGAATAAAGTAAGCCTCTTCAGAATTGTGCTGGAGATAGAACTAATTGATTCTTCAGTACACACAAACACCCCAACAAAACCCTTCTAACATGGACACCTCAAACCCTctgcaacaaaaagaaaacaaaggaggCCCAAACTTTGTAGAAGAAGACCCACTTGGTGGACCGGACCAGAGGGGGTTGGGCCCAAATCATCTTTCAGAATATGCTGATTCCATAAGTGTACTGTTGAGCCCTTAATAAAGCTACCAATAATGCAATCATACTCATTTTTGGCGTGGTCTGCTTTATCAACCTTTATGTATTTGATTCCTTCCTATCAATAAAGCAGTCAAGATTGACGCCCTTTACTCTTATGTAACTTTATTCTTAATATCACTATACCACAGTTCTTGAACTTTCACATAACAAAGTTAATCTCTTCCCTCTTAACCCAATTTTCTGAGGATTGTCTCTTTGTTTACTTCATTTCATTTCCCAAATTTCCTTATTTCCCACAGGCGAATCATGTCAGTAATTGTAGAGGCTGCTCTATCAGTATTCTTTGAGGTGCTGTTTGACAAGTTAAGCTCCTCTGATTTGTTGATGATCTTTAAGCAAGAGCAAGTTCATGCTGACCTCAAGAAGTGGACTATTACGTTGCGGAACATCCGTGCAGTTCTGACTGATGCCGAAGAGAAGCAGATGACAAGCAAGCCCGTGAAGAGCTGGCTGTCTGAGCTGGAAGACTTGGCTTATGATGTGGACGACATCTTGGACGAGTTTGCTACTGAAGCTTTGCGACGTAAGTTGAATGCAGAAGAACCTAGCACAAGTAAGGTAAGGAAGCTCATCCCTGCTTGTTGTGTTGGTTTAAATCCAAGTTCTATCATGTTTGATGCCAATATGCGGTCCAAGATTAATAAAATCAATACAAGGTTGCAAGAAATTGTGACACAGAAGAAAGATCTGGAATTGAGAGACTCTGCTGAAGGGAGGACTAGAACAAGAAGACCAAGGCTGCTCACTACATCTCTGGTGAATGAAGGTCATGTTTATGGCAGGGATGAACATAAAAAGGCTATTGTCAAGTTGTTGCTGAGTGGTGAATCGAGCTATGCTCAGCTCTCTGTGATTCCCATACTTGGTATGGGAGGACTTGGGAAGACAACTCTTGCCCAACTAGTCTACAATGACGATGAGGTGAGCcgtaattttgatttgaaagcATGGGCTTGTGTTTCTGAAGATTTTGACATTATAAGGGTGACTAAAGCAATTCTACAATCTGTCACTTTTGAGCATTGTGATGCTAATGATTTAAATTTAGTACAAGTCAAATTGAAGGAGACATTGTCTGGTAAGAAGTTTTTGCTCATTTTGGATGACGTTTGGAATGAAAACTACGATGACTGGACTAAGCTACGTAGTCCATTTGAATTTGGGGCTCCAGGAAGTAAAATTATTGTCACCACTCGGAATTATGATGTTTCATCAACAATGGGAACTACCCCAGCTTATGAGTTGAAAGAATTGTCAAATGATGCTTGTTGGCATTTATTTACCCAACATGCAGTGGGGGCAACTGATTTTACTGCACATCCAAAACTTGAAGAAATTGGTAGAAAAATCTTAGACAAGTGTAAAGGCTCACCTTTGGCAGCAAAAGTACTTGGAGGCCTTTTACGCACTAAACATGATCATGACCAGTGGAAAGATGTGTTAGATAGCAAGATTTGGGATATTCCAGAGGAGAAGAGCAGTATTTTTTCAGTTCTTAAATTAAGCTACCAATATCTTCCTTCACATTTAAAGAGGTGCTTTGCTTATTGTTCACTATTCCCAAAAGATTATGAGTTTGAGGAGAAAGAATTAGTTTTGCTATGGATCGCAGAAGGTTTTTtccaagaaagaaaaggaaacaagCCAATGGAAGATCATGGTGACGAATGTTTTCGTGATCTACTTAGGAGATCATTTTTTCAACGATCAAGCAACAATGAATCAATCTTTGTCATGCATGATCTCATCAATGATTTAGCTCAATGGGCAGCAAGAGGCTTGTGCTATAGATTGGAAAACATATTGGATAAGCAATTTGAGATTTCTACAAAGGTACGTCATTTCTCTTACATTCGAAGTATTTTTGAAGGCATGAAAAAGTTTGAAGACATCCCCAAAGATCTGCATTTACGGACCTTCCTACCGCTACCAATAAAGAAAAGGGGCTGCTTAACAAACTACATTCCTAATTGTTGGCTACCACAATTAAGATGCTTAAGGGTATTATCTTTATGTGGATATGAAATCGTTGAGCTACCAAGTTCAATCGGTGATTTGAAACATCTAAGATACTTAAACCTTTCTAATACTAGGATTACAAGTTTACCAGAATCCACAACTTCTTTGTACAACTTGCAAACGTTGTTATTGAAAGGTTGTAACCGACTTATAAAGTTACCAGAGAAAATTGGGAATCTACTCAATCTTAGACATCTTGATATTACTGATGTGGatttaattagagaaatgcCAGCAGGAATAAAAGAATTAAAGAGCCTACAAacattatctaatttttttgtgGGGAAAGATACCACATCTAAGATAGGAGACTTGATGAACTTGGACTCTCTTAGGGGGACACTTCGCATTTCAAATTTAGAGAATGTTCTTGATGTTGAGGATGCACAAAGGGCCAATTTAATTGGTAAGAAGAATTTAGATGCATTAGTGATGAAATGGAAACCTGAGCTTGATGATTTACAAGTTGCAGGATCTAGTCTAGATATTCTTGAGATGCTACGACCTTGGACAACAGTGAAAGAAATTTCAA from Castanea sativa cultivar Marrone di Chiusa Pesio chromosome 11, ASM4071231v1 harbors:
- the LOC142615389 gene encoding protein IQ-DOMAIN 11-like isoform X1 — encoded protein: MVEGTWNYDESKELQNWKDKITRLDTNNQRRWDDSVLSKEEADALFMSKKEAINKRERIKEYWFSHRKSAETDRNKVNGRWRYWLDQWVDTQITKSRELEDLDSVLTSNPRQTDDCGRRQLKLRNVKGQNNFEGLDSPIFVPKRSIHHRRKCSLGDHNTLSSSPVPTYMAATESSKAKARSMSSPKTRLGNFDTCSESYSPYKNKLSLISSMTTEVPSGGRIGKTNGY
- the LOC142615389 gene encoding protein IQ-DOMAIN 11-like isoform X2, giving the protein MAKKKSWFDIVKRFFIRETNSKPAKDRRRKWIFGGLKIKRLASLTAPSSLNERSIGEAEEEQIKHALTVAHASTAADEVAVTTAQAAAKVVGFTGNPQSDYQCEHEVKEFSDIRVQGEATQANHQCERETLEFAATRIQSAFRGYLARKALRALRGIVKLQAIIRGRAVRRQAITTLKRLQSIVNI
- the LOC142617082 gene encoding putative disease resistance RPP13-like protein 1 isoform X1 is translated as MSVIVEAALSVFFEVLFDKLSSSDLLMIFKQEQVHADLKKWTITLRNIRAVLTDAEEKQMTSKPVKSWLSELEDLAYDVDDILDEFATEALRRKLNAEEPSTSKVRKLIPACCVGLNPSSIMFDANMRSKINKINTRLQEIVTQKKDLELRDSAEGRTRTRRPRLLTTSLVNEGHVYGRDEHKKAIVKLLLSGESSYAQLSVIPILGMGGLGKTTLAQLVYNDDEVSRNFDLKAWACVSEDFDIIRVTKAILQSVTFEHCDANDLNLVQVKLKETLSGKKFLLILDDVWNENYDDWTKLRSPFEFGAPGSKIIVTTRNYDVSSTMGTTPAYELKELSNDACWHLFTQHAVGATDFTAHPKLEEIGRKILDKCKGSPLAAKVLGGLLRTKHDHDQWKDVLDSKIWDIPEEKSSIFSVLKLSYQYLPSHLKRCFAYCSLFPKDYEFEEKELVLLWIAEGFFQERKGNKPMEDHGDECFRDLLRRSFFQRSSNNESIFVMHDLINDLAQWAARGLCYRLENILDKQFEISTKVRHFSYIRSIFEGMKKFEDIPKDLHLRTFLPLPIKKRGCLTNYIPNCWLPQLRCLRVLSLCGYEIVELPSSIGDLKHLRYLNLSNTRITSLPESTTSLYNLQTLLLKGCNRLIKLPEKIGNLLNLRHLDITDVDLIREMPAGIKELKSLQTLSNFFVGKDTTSKIGDLMNLDSLRGTLRISNLENVLDVEDAQRANLIGKKNLDALVMKWKPELDDLQVAGSSLDILEMLRPWTTVKEISIDGYVGAKFPTWFGHPSFSNMVLLRIERCKKCTSLPAIGQLPSLRDLALVGLSAVEIIGLEFYGEDCPKPFQSLETLCFEDMQEWKDWIPCKVEYEEFPCLRELSISQCPKLQGKLPHHVPLLEKFSVNGCEQLDILIPNFPNLHTLEIKGCKGVVSRSTDELCFPKSTILSIPYVKSLTEELMHGFAKVENLTIDNCEEQTSLWQDEFISLITLNIRDCSSLVNISLTSTLRTLNIEDCSGLKSLSISNCTCLEKASIGRCNSLTLISRGQLPQNLKTLNISNCENLQLLADEGEASSNSSSLLEDLSIQDCPSLKCLSSSGDLPTTLKRLQIVSCIELTSLSSKNELPTALKYLFVYDCPKMESIANNLPNNAYLEYLYIQSCAELKSLPVGLHKLCHLNKIDIRNCPSFVSFPEGGLFPTSLRKLLIHDCEKLEAWPNCMPNLNSLHIINCPSVIYFPEEGYPTSLTSLSFGGEKICKQVTVWGLHRLTSLTSLWINGGIPDWQSFPNEQDGKLTMTLPSSLTQLWIWSIPNIVILSSLGFQNLSALEKLYIGYCPKLATLPEKGLPPSLL
- the LOC142617082 gene encoding putative disease resistance RPP13-like protein 1 isoform X2, which produces MQKNLAQVRLQEIVTQKKDLELRDSAEGRTRTRRPRLLTTSLVNEGHVYGRDEHKKAIVKLLLSGESSYAQLSVIPILGMGGLGKTTLAQLVYNDDEVSRNFDLKAWACVSEDFDIIRVTKAILQSVTFEHCDANDLNLVQVKLKETLSGKKFLLILDDVWNENYDDWTKLRSPFEFGAPGSKIIVTTRNYDVSSTMGTTPAYELKELSNDACWHLFTQHAVGATDFTAHPKLEEIGRKILDKCKGSPLAAKVLGGLLRTKHDHDQWKDVLDSKIWDIPEEKSSIFSVLKLSYQYLPSHLKRCFAYCSLFPKDYEFEEKELVLLWIAEGFFQERKGNKPMEDHGDECFRDLLRRSFFQRSSNNESIFVMHDLINDLAQWAARGLCYRLENILDKQFEISTKVRHFSYIRSIFEGMKKFEDIPKDLHLRTFLPLPIKKRGCLTNYIPNCWLPQLRCLRVLSLCGYEIVELPSSIGDLKHLRYLNLSNTRITSLPESTTSLYNLQTLLLKGCNRLIKLPEKIGNLLNLRHLDITDVDLIREMPAGIKELKSLQTLSNFFVGKDTTSKIGDLMNLDSLRGTLRISNLENVLDVEDAQRANLIGKKNLDALVMKWKPELDDLQVAGSSLDILEMLRPWTTVKEISIDGYVGAKFPTWFGHPSFSNMVLLRIERCKKCTSLPAIGQLPSLRDLALVGLSAVEIIGLEFYGEDCPKPFQSLETLCFEDMQEWKDWIPCKVEYEEFPCLRELSISQCPKLQGKLPHHVPLLEKFSVNGCEQLDILIPNFPNLHTLEIKGCKGVVSRSTDELCFPKSTILSIPYVKSLTEELMHGFAKVENLTIDNCEEQTSLWQDEFISLITLNIRDCSSLVNISLTSTLRTLNIEDCSGLKSLSISNCTCLEKASIGRCNSLTLISRGQLPQNLKTLNISNCENLQLLADEGEASSNSSSLLEDLSIQDCPSLKCLSSSGDLPTTLKRLQIVSCIELTSLSSKNELPTALKYLFVYDCPKMESIANNLPNNAYLEYLYIQSCAELKSLPVGLHKLCHLNKIDIRNCPSFVSFPEGGLFPTSLRKLLIHDCEKLEAWPNCMPNLNSLHIINCPSVIYFPEEGYPTSLTSLSFGGEKICKQVTVWGLHRLTSLTSLWINGGIPDWQSFPNEQDGKLTMTLPSSLTQLWIWSIPNIVILSSLGFQNLSALEKLYIGYCPKLATLPEKGLPPSLL